One genomic window of Azospirillum sp. TSH100 includes the following:
- a CDS encoding GNAT family N-acetyltransferase has translation MPVIRKIMPTELPQYRAHLLRLDHADRYARFTGTLSDEAVERHCAAIDWGRTVILGAFEDGVLRGAIELCGDRMLWPEQAEFGISIESTLQGKGVGSTLVRRVLTVARNRGIRHVHMMCLPENIRMRALARRFGGLLALDGGEITSMFELPPPNQFSLALEALEDGTGAFNSILSGNAILTRLSTQQQRLAA, from the coding sequence ATGCCTGTCATCCGCAAGATCATGCCGACCGAGTTGCCCCAGTACCGGGCGCATCTTCTCCGCCTCGACCATGCGGACCGCTATGCCCGTTTCACTGGCACCCTGTCGGACGAGGCGGTGGAGCGTCATTGTGCGGCCATCGACTGGGGCCGGACCGTCATTCTCGGCGCTTTCGAGGATGGGGTGCTGCGTGGCGCCATCGAACTGTGCGGCGACCGCATGCTCTGGCCGGAGCAGGCGGAATTCGGCATCAGCATCGAATCGACATTGCAGGGCAAGGGCGTCGGCAGCACGCTGGTCCGCCGCGTCCTGACCGTCGCCCGCAACCGCGGCATCCGCCACGTCCACATGATGTGCCTGCCCGAGAATATCCGCATGCGCGCGCTGGCCCGCCGGTTCGGCGGCCTGCTGGCGCTGGACGGCGGCGAGATCACCTCGATGTTCGAGCTGCCGCCACCCAACCAGTTCTCGCTCGCGCTGGAAGCGCTGGAGGACGGCACCGGCGCCTTCAACAGCATCCTGTCGGGCAACGCCATCCTGACCCGCCTGTCCACCCAGCAGCAGCGGCTGGCCGCCTGA
- a CDS encoding TerB family tellurite resistance protein: MSIWGKILGGAAGLFTGGPLGALLGGLAGHAVDLWSPCGAGDQPRRGMSDADADAAKQSVAFTIGVIALAAKMARADGVVKRVEVDTFKRLFRVPPEELDNVGRVFDLARRDTRGFEEYARQIAKLFEDRHAVLEELLDSLLMIAEADDELHETEVEYLRAVAVIFGFDEADFRRIVAGHHLAGTPTETDPYAVLGVPRQAGDDTVKAAHRALVREHHPDRLIAQGMPQEFIDLATHKLSLINAAYDRIRRERQGTAALS; this comes from the coding sequence ATGAGCATTTGGGGCAAGATCCTGGGCGGCGCGGCCGGCCTGTTCACCGGCGGGCCGCTCGGCGCCCTGCTGGGCGGTCTGGCCGGGCATGCGGTCGACCTGTGGTCGCCCTGCGGCGCGGGCGATCAGCCGCGCCGCGGCATGAGCGACGCCGACGCCGACGCCGCCAAGCAGTCCGTCGCCTTCACCATCGGCGTCATCGCGCTGGCCGCCAAGATGGCGCGGGCCGACGGCGTGGTGAAGCGGGTGGAGGTCGATACCTTCAAGCGGCTGTTCCGCGTCCCGCCGGAGGAGTTGGACAATGTCGGCCGCGTCTTCGACCTCGCCCGCCGCGACACCCGTGGATTCGAGGAGTATGCCCGCCAGATCGCCAAGCTGTTCGAGGACAGACATGCGGTGCTGGAGGAACTGCTCGACAGCCTGCTGATGATCGCCGAGGCCGATGACGAGCTGCACGAAACCGAGGTGGAGTATCTGCGCGCCGTCGCCGTGATCTTCGGCTTCGACGAGGCCGATTTCCGTCGCATCGTCGCCGGGCACCATCTGGCCGGCACCCCGACGGAGACCGATCCCTATGCCGTGCTGGGCGTTCCGCGTCAGGCCGGTGACGACACGGTTAAGGCGGCACACCGGGCGCTGGTGCGTGAACACCACCCCGACCGGTTGATCGCCCAGGGAATGCCGCAGGAATTCATCGATCTGGCAACCCACAAACTCTCACTGATCAACGCCGCCTACGACCGCATCCGCCGCGAACGGCAGGGAACCGCCGCCCTGTCCTGA
- a CDS encoding ATP-binding cassette domain-containing protein, producing the protein MAPPAPITALQGVSVTFGGRPLFDGIDLSIGRGDRACLVGRNGSGKSTLMKVLAGMILPDAGTVFVQPGARLAYLPQEPDFTGCATVHDYVVQGLPADEQDEAHRVDAVLDRLQVDGNLDPRTLSGGESRRTALARTLVGNPDVMLLDEPTNHLDLPTIEWLEEELLAFRGGLLLISHDRAFLNRLAKRTLWLDRGTVRATDRGFAEFETWQAEVFEAEEAAAHKLDRKIESEMKWLREGISARRTRNMGRVRNLLDLRAGRAEQIKGGQQAKLAIAEAERGGRLVIEATGISKGFDTPEGRKTIVRNFSTRILRGDRVGLIGPNGAGKSTLLKMLTGQLDPDEGTVKLGTSLDTAYFDQRREGLDPEDTIRKVLCPFGGDAVVVNGVSRHVAGYMKDFLFDTRQLDSPVKALSGGERNRLLLARLFAKPSNLMILDEPTNDLDMDTLDLLEDVLGDYQGTLLLVSHDRDFLDRLVTGTIALEGDGTATEYAGGYSDYLVQRPAKAAPAAAAAKPKPAAQAPAAAAKPRGKLSYKDQRELDELPARMDTLGTEIAKLEKALADPDLFSRDPAKFQKTSEQLHAKQAALAAAEERWLELEAMREELEGGRA; encoded by the coding sequence ATGGCTCCTCCCGCACCCATCACGGCGCTCCAGGGCGTCTCCGTCACCTTCGGCGGCCGTCCGCTGTTCGACGGCATCGACCTGTCCATAGGCCGCGGCGACCGCGCCTGTCTGGTCGGGCGCAACGGGTCGGGCAAGTCGACGCTGATGAAGGTGCTGGCCGGGATGATCCTCCCCGACGCCGGCACCGTCTTCGTCCAGCCGGGTGCCCGCCTCGCCTATCTGCCGCAGGAGCCGGACTTCACCGGCTGCGCCACCGTCCATGACTATGTCGTGCAGGGCCTGCCCGCCGACGAGCAGGACGAGGCGCACCGGGTCGACGCCGTGCTCGACCGGCTGCAAGTGGACGGCAACCTCGATCCGCGCACCCTGTCGGGCGGCGAATCGCGCCGCACGGCGCTGGCCCGCACACTGGTCGGCAACCCCGACGTCATGCTGCTGGACGAGCCGACCAACCATCTCGACCTGCCCACCATCGAGTGGCTGGAAGAGGAACTGCTTGCCTTCCGTGGCGGTCTGCTGCTGATCAGCCACGACCGCGCCTTCCTGAACCGGCTGGCCAAGCGCACACTGTGGCTCGACCGCGGCACGGTGCGCGCCACCGACCGCGGCTTCGCCGAGTTCGAGACCTGGCAGGCCGAAGTGTTCGAGGCGGAGGAGGCCGCGGCCCACAAGCTGGACCGCAAGATCGAAAGCGAGATGAAGTGGCTGCGCGAGGGCATCTCCGCCCGGCGCACCCGCAACATGGGGCGCGTCCGCAACCTGCTGGACCTGCGCGCCGGCCGGGCCGAGCAGATCAAGGGCGGCCAGCAGGCCAAGCTCGCCATTGCCGAGGCCGAGCGTGGCGGCCGGCTGGTGATCGAGGCGACCGGCATCTCCAAGGGCTTCGACACGCCCGAGGGCCGCAAGACGATCGTCAGGAACTTCTCCACCCGCATCCTGCGCGGCGACCGCGTGGGCCTGATCGGGCCGAATGGCGCCGGCAAATCCACCCTGCTGAAGATGCTGACCGGCCAGCTCGATCCGGACGAGGGCACGGTGAAACTGGGCACCAGCCTCGACACCGCCTATTTCGACCAGCGGCGCGAAGGGCTGGATCCGGAGGACACCATCCGCAAGGTGCTGTGCCCCTTCGGCGGCGACGCGGTGGTGGTGAACGGCGTGTCGCGCCATGTCGCCGGCTATATGAAGGACTTCCTGTTCGACACAAGGCAGCTGGACAGCCCGGTGAAGGCGCTGTCGGGCGGCGAGCGCAACCGGCTGCTGCTGGCCCGGCTATTCGCCAAGCCCAGCAACCTGATGATCCTCGACGAGCCGACCAACGACCTCGACATGGACACGCTGGATTTGCTGGAAGACGTGCTGGGCGACTATCAGGGCACGCTGCTGCTGGTCAGCCACGACCGCGATTTCCTCGATCGGCTGGTGACCGGCACCATCGCGCTGGAGGGCGACGGCACCGCCACCGAATATGCCGGCGGCTATTCCGACTATCTGGTGCAGCGCCCGGCCAAGGCGGCTCCCGCCGCTGCCGCCGCCAAGCCGAAGCCGGCCGCACAGGCGCCGGCCGCAGCGGCCAAGCCGCGCGGCAAGCTGAGCTACAAGGACCAGCGCGAACTGGACGAGCTGCCGGCTCGCATGGACACGCTGGGCACAGAGATCGCCAAGCTGGAAAAGGCGCTGGCCGACCCCGACCTGTTCAGCCGCGATCCTGCCAAGTTCCAGAAGACCAGCGAGCAGCTGCACGCCAAGCAGGCCGCGCTCGCCGCGGCGGAGGAGCGCTGGCTGGAGCTTGAGGCGATGCGCGAGGAGTTGGAAGGCGGGCGGGCATGA
- a CDS encoding DMT family transporter, which yields MSFAHTLQALVVMALWGLNFVVAKWALAEFPPLFVMFLRFALVAVLIVPFFRVPRDKLWKIALLSVTLGSIHFPMMFSGLKGIDAATASLAAQVQVPFSSLLAALVFKDKLGWRRAIGMAAAFAGVAVIAGEPRLGESLHSLLLILAASFAFAVASVQMKLIGAVNGFAVNGWMALFAMPQLLGLSLLTEHGQLAALANSTWVGWASIVYMAVAVTIIAYGLWYPLLGRYSVNQTMPYLLTVPVFGVASGVLLMGDPVTVNLGIGGLLTIGGVAVIVRRGPKAVNQTVTNPT from the coding sequence ATGAGCTTTGCCCACACGCTCCAGGCTCTGGTGGTGATGGCGCTGTGGGGGCTGAATTTCGTGGTGGCGAAATGGGCGCTGGCTGAATTTCCCCCCCTGTTCGTCATGTTCCTGCGCTTCGCCCTGGTGGCGGTGCTGATCGTCCCCTTCTTCCGCGTGCCGCGCGACAAGCTGTGGAAGATCGCGCTGCTGTCGGTGACGCTGGGCAGCATCCATTTCCCGATGATGTTCAGCGGGCTGAAGGGAATCGATGCCGCCACCGCCTCGCTTGCGGCACAGGTGCAGGTGCCCTTCTCCTCCCTGCTGGCGGCGCTGGTGTTCAAGGACAAGCTGGGCTGGCGCCGCGCCATCGGCATGGCCGCCGCCTTCGCCGGCGTCGCGGTGATCGCCGGAGAGCCACGGCTGGGCGAATCGCTCCATTCGCTGCTGCTGATCCTGGCGGCCAGCTTCGCGTTCGCGGTGGCGAGCGTGCAGATGAAGCTGATCGGCGCGGTGAACGGCTTCGCCGTCAACGGCTGGATGGCGCTGTTCGCGATGCCCCAGCTGCTGGGCCTGTCGCTGCTGACGGAGCATGGGCAGTTGGCGGCGCTGGCCAATTCCACATGGGTCGGCTGGGCGTCCATCGTCTATATGGCGGTCGCGGTCACCATCATCGCGTATGGTCTGTGGTATCCGCTGCTGGGGCGCTATTCCGTCAACCAGACCATGCCCTATCTGCTGACGGTGCCGGTCTTCGGTGTCGCCTCCGGTGTGCTGCTGATGGGTGATCCGGTGACGGTGAACCTCGGCATCGGTGGGCTGCTCACCATCGGTGGCGTCGCGGTGATCGTCCGGCGCGGGCCGAAGGCGGTCAACCAGACGGTCACGAATCCGACCTGA